From a single Populus trichocarpa isolate Nisqually-1 chromosome 17, P.trichocarpa_v4.1, whole genome shotgun sequence genomic region:
- the LOC7482452 gene encoding FACT complex subunit SSRP1 isoform X1, which produces MADAHLFNNISLGGRGGTNPGQLKISSGGIQWKKQGGGKAVEVDRTDIVGVTWMKVPRTNQLSVLIKGGPWYKFTGFRDQDLSTLTNFFQSHGITPEEKQLSVSGRNWGEVDLNGNMLTFLVGSKQAFEVSLADVSQTQMQGKNDVILEFHVDDTTGANEKDSLMELSFHIPNNNTQYIGDENHPPAQVFRDLIVQRADVGAGGEEAVVTFEGIAILTPRGRYSVELHLSFLRLQGQANDFKIQYSSVVRLFLLPKFNQPHTFVVVTLDPPIRKGQTLYPHIVLQFDTDFVVQSNLSMSEDLLYTKYKDKLEPSYKGLIHEVFTTVMRGLSAAKVTRPGKFRSCQDGYAVKSSLKAEDGVLYPLEKSFFFLPKPPTLILHEEIDYVEFERHAAGGSNMHYFDLLIRLKTEQEHLFRNIQRNEYHNLFDFISGKGLKIMNLGDMQTTKGVAAVLQNDDDDAVDPHLARIRNEAGDDESDDEDEDFVAGKDDGGSPTDDSGDGESDASESGDEKENPTKKDFKREASSSKATTKRKSRDGEESQKKRKPKKKKDPNAPKRSKSAYMFFSQMERENVRKSNPGIVFGEIAKALADKWNAMSAEEKEPYEEMARNDKKRYKLQVNDYKNPQPMMVDSENESDS; this is translated from the exons ATGGCGGACGCTCATCTCTTTAATAATATCTCTCTCGGAGGTCGTGGAGGCACC AACCCTGGGCAGCTTAAGATATCTTCAGGGGGAATCCAATGGAAGAAACAAGGGGGTGGTAAGGCTGTTGAAGTTGATAGAACTGATATTGTTGGAGTGACATGGATGAAGGTCCCAAGGACAAATCAACTCAGTGTTCTAATCAAAGGTGGGCCCTGGTACAAGTTTACTGGATTTCGTGATCAG GACCTATCTACCTTGACCAATTTTTTCCAAAGCCATGGAATAACACCAGAAGAGAAGCAGCTTTCAGTCAGTGGCCGTAACTGGGGAGAAGTGGACTTAAATG GAAATATGCTTACATTTTTGGTTGGATCGAAGCAAGCTTTTGAGGTATCTTTGGCAGATGTTTCACAAACACAAATGCAAGGGAAAAATGATGTCATCTTGGAGTTCCATGTGGATGATACTACTGGAGCAAATGAG AAAGATTCATTGATGGAGCTAAGTTTTCACATACCTAATAACAATACGCAATATATTGGTGATGAAAATCATCCTCCTGCTCAG GTTTTCCGTGACCTAATTGTGCAAAGGGCAGATGTCGGTGCTGGAGGTGAAGAAGCTGTTGTTACATTTGAGGGTATCGCAATCCTCACACCAAG GGGTCGGTACAGTGTTGAACTGCATTTGTCTTTCTTGCGGCTCCAAGGACAGGCTAATGATTTCAAAATTCAGTACAGCAGCGTTGTCCGCCTCTTTTTGCTTCCAAAG tTTAACCAGCCACACACCTTTGTTGTTGTGACTCTTGATCCACCAATCCGCAAAGGGCAAACTCTGTATCCACATATCGTGTTGCAG TTCGACACTGACTTTGTAGTTCAAAGCAACTTGTCAATGAGTGAAGATCTTTTGTACACAAAGTACAAGGACAAGTTGGAACCATCCTATAAG GGGCTTATTCATGAAGTGTTCACCACTGTAATGCGTGGATTGTCTGCTGCCAAAGTTACTAGACCAGGAAAATTCCGTAGTTGTCAAGATGGTTATGCTGTGAAATCATCATTGAAAGCTGAAGATGGAGTCCTGTACCCACTCGAAAAGAGCTTCTTCTTCTTACCCAAACCCCCAACACTCATTCTTCATGAGGAG ATTGACTATGTGGAATTTGAGAGGCATGCTGCTGGTGGCTCAAATATGCATTACTTTGATCTTCTTATAAGACTTAAAACAGAACAAGAGCATCTTTTTCGGAACATCCAGAGGAACGAATATCATAATCTTTTTGACTTCATAAG TGGGAAGGGCTTGAAAATTATGAACCTGGGAGATATGCAAACCACAAAAGGAGTGGCTGCTGTTCTTcagaatgatgatgatgatgctgtTGATCCACATCTTGCACGCATTAGGAATGAAGCTGGTGATGATGAGAGTGATGACGAG GATGAAGATTTTGTTGCTGGGAAGGATGATGGAGGTTCTCCTACAGATGACTCTGGAGATGGAGAATCTGATGCCAGTGAAAGTGGTGATGAGAAAGAG AACCCGAcaaaaaaggattttaaaagGGAGGCTTCATCTTCTAAGGCAACTACGAAGAGGAAAAGCAGAGATGGAGAGGAAAgccaaaagaagagaaaaccgaaaaagaagaaggatccTAATGCACCGAAGAGGTCGAAATCAGCTTACATGTTCTTCTCGCAAATGGAAAGGGAG AATGTGAGGAAGAGTAACCCAGGAATTGTGTTCGGGGAGATTGCAAAAGCACTTGCAGACAAGTGGAATGCTATGTCAG CGGAGGAGAAGGAACCGTACGAAGAAATGGCTCGAAATGATAAAAAGCGGTATAAATTACAAGTCAATGACTACAAGAACCCACAACCAATGATGGTAGACTCTGAAAACGAGTCTGACAGTTGA
- the LOC7482450 gene encoding hypersensitive-induced response protein 1 has translation MGNLLGCVKVDQSTVVIKERFGKFNEVLEPGCHCMPWFLGSQVAGHLTLRLQQLDVRCETKTKDNVFVNVVASVQYRALAHKASDAFYKLTNTRSQIQAYVFDVIRASVPKLLLDDVFEQKNEIARAVEEELEKAMSAYGYEIVQTLIVDIEPDEHVKRAMNEINAAARMRLAANEKAEAEKIIQIKRAEGEAESKYLAGLGIARQRQAIVDGLRDSVLGFSDNVPGTSAKDVLDMVLITQYFDTMKEIGASSKSSAVFIPHGPGSVRDIATQIRDGLLQASAPQ, from the exons ATGGGCAACCTGTTAGGCTGTGTAAAAGTGGACCAATCCACGGTTGTTATCAAGGAGAGATTTGGAAAGTTTAATGAAGTTCTTGAACCTGGATGCCACTGCATGCCATGGTTCCTTGGAAGTCAGGTTGCTGGCCATCTCACACTTCGATTGCAGCAGTTGGATGTTCGTTGCGAGACAAAGACAAAG GATAATGTGTTTGTCAATGTTGTTGCATCGGTGCAATACCGTGCCCTTGCTCATAAAGCAAGTGATGCTTTCTACAAACTTACCAACACTCGATCTCAAATCCAAGCCTATGTTTTTGATG TGATCAGGGCAAGTGTTCCAAAACTACTCTTGGATGATGTTTTCGAGCAAAAGAACGAAATAGCAAGAGCTGTTGAAGAGGAGCTTGAAAAG GCCATGTCTGCATATGGTTATGAAATCGTCCAGACACTCATTGTTGATATAGAACCTGATGAACATGTGAAACGGGCCATGAATGAGATTAATGCTG CTGCAAGGATGAGGTTAGCTGCTAATGAGAAAGCCGAAGCTGAGAAAATCATCCAGATTAAGCGAGCTGAGGGTGAGGCTGAGTCCAAGTACCTAGCTGGATTAGGTATTGCCCGGCAGCGCCAGGCAATTGTGGATGGTCTGAGAGACAGCGTGCTTGGCTTCTCTGATAATGTGCCAGGAACTTCAGCTAAGGATGTTTTGGACATGGTGCTTATCACACAGTACTTTGACACCATGAAGGAGATTGGTGCGTCCAGTAAATCCTCAGCAGTTTTCATCCCTCACGGCCCTGGTTCTGTTAGGGACATTGCTACCCAGATCAGAGATGGGCTGCTTCAGGCATCTGCTCCTCAGTAA
- the LOC7482451 gene encoding mitochondrial outer membrane protein porin of 34 kDa: MVNGPGLYSEIGKKARDLLYKDYQTDHKFTLNTSSPTGVTITSSGTKKGDLLAADVNTQLKNKNITTDIKVDTSSNLFTTITVDEPAPGLKTIFSFKVPDQRSGKVEIQYLHDYAAVSSSVGLTVNPIVNFSGVIGTNVASLGTDLSFDTKTGDFIKCNAGVSLSKVDLIASLTLNDKGDSLNASYYHIVNPLTAVGAEVSHSFSSNENTITVGAQHALDPLTTLKARVNNAGKASALVQHQWRPKSFFTVSGEVDTKAIEKTAKVGLALALKP, encoded by the exons ATGGTTAACGGTCCAGGTCTTTACAGTGAGATTGGCAAGAAGGCCAGAG ATCTCTTGTACAAGGACTACCAGACTGACCACAAGTTCACTCTAAACACCTCCTCTCCTACTGGTGTT ACTATCACATCCTCTGGAACAAAGAAAGGTGACTTGCTTGCTGCTGATGTCAATACTCAGCTGAAGAACAAGAATATCACAACTGATATCAAAGTGGACACAAGCTCCAAT CTTTTTACAACCATTACGGTTGATGAACCTGCTCCTGGTCTGAAGACAATCTTCAGCTTCAAAGTACCTGATCAAAGGTCTGGCAAG GTGGAAATACAGTATTTGCATGACTATGCAGCTGTAAGCTCAAGCGTTGGGTTGACAGTAAACCCGATTGTTAACTTCTCAGGTGTGATTGGGACCAATGTCGCCTCACTTGGAACAGATCTTTCATTTGACACCAAAACTGGGGACTTCATCAAATGCAATGCTGGAGTTAGCTTGTCAAAAGTTGACCTGATTGCCTCATTGACTTT GAATGACAAGGGTGATTCTCTCAACGCATCCTACTACCATATTGTGAACCCGTTGACTGCTGTTGGTGCAGAAGTGAGTCATAGCTTCTCGTCCAATGAGAACACCATCACTGTTGGTGCACAGCATGCATTGGATCCATTGACGACATTGAAGGCACGGGTGAACAATGCTGGCAAAGCAAGCGCTCTTGTTCAGCATCAGTGGCGGCCAAAGTCTTTCTTCACCGTTTCTGGAGAGGTAGACACCAAGGCGATCGAGAAGACTGCAAAAGTTGGATTGGCTCTAGCTCTCAAGCCATGA
- the LOC7495953 gene encoding probable pectate lyase P59 produces MAVGKAKLIFAITLATLIPGLLADIAFFDEVWQKRAEEAKKVTLNSYIPNPEDATDDFNFEVNKYALARNSSLKPDIVDDFGSANSTLVDFDDDRNDAGFELHANSTRRNLKQGKKKYLGPCKVTNPIDKCWRCRRNWARNRKRLAKCALGFGRRATGGLKGRVYVVTENSDDDVMNPKPGTLRHAVIQKGPLWIIFSKNMNIRLSKELIMTSHKTIDGRGHHIHIAYGAGITIQFIQNVIIHGIRIHHIVATSGGNIRDSVEHYGIRTNSDGDGISIFGSSNIWIDHVSMSRCTDGLIDAIMGSTAITISNSHFTHHNDAILLGASDSFSGDELMQVTVAFNHFGQGLVQRMPRCRWGFFHVVNNDYTHWRMYAIGGSKHPTIISQGNRFIAPPELHLKQVTKRDYATESEWKTWTWRSENDLMMNGAFFIESGKPRTKRPHKKFMITAKPGSLATRMTLFAGALDCKSGRKC; encoded by the exons ATGGCAGTGGGTAAGGCCAAGCTGATCTTTGCTATTACTCTTGCGACATTGATTCCTGGGCTGTTGGCAGACATTGCCTTCTTCGACGAAGTGTGGCAAAAACGAGCAGAGGAAGCAAAGAAAGTGACCTTGAACTCCTACATACCCAACCCGGAAGATGCAACCGATGATTTTAACTTTGAAGTTAACAA ATACGCTCTTGCAAGAAACAGCAGTTTAAAACCAGAcattgttgatgattttgggAGCGCAAACAGCACTCTTGTGGACTTCGATGATGATCGTAATGATGCTGGCTTTGAACTGCACGCAAATAGCACTAGAAGGAACCTGaagcaaggaaagaaaaaatacctAGGTCCATGCAAGGTGACGAACCCAATTGACAAGTGCTGGAGGTGCAGGAGGAACTGGGCAAGAAACCGTAAGCGTCTGGCAAAATGTGCACTTGGTTTTGGGCGTAGGGCAACTGGAGGATTGAAAGGAAGGGTATATGTGGTTACTGAAAATTCGGACGACGATGTCATGAACCCAAAACCAGGGACTTTGCGACATGCTGTGATCCAAAAGGGGCCATTGTGGATCATATTTTCAAAGAACATGAACATTAGGTTGTCGAAAGAGCTGATTATGACTAGCCATAAGACGATTGATGGGCGTGGACACCATATACACATTGCTTATGGTGCTGGAATCACAATACAATTCATCCAGAACGTAATCATTCATGGAATTCGGATCCATCACATTGTTGCTACTAGCGGTGGCAATATTAGGGATTCTGTGGAGCACTATGGGATCAGGACCAACAGTGATGGGGATGGAATTTCCATCTTCGGATCCAGCAATATTTGGATCGATCACGTTTCCATGTCTCGCTGCACCGATGGTCTCATTGATGCAATTATGGGATCCACAGCAATAACCATTTCAAATTCCCACTTCACCCACCACAACGAT GCCATCTTGTTGGGTGCAAGTGACAGCTTCTCAGGCGATGAGCTTATGCAAGTCACGGTTGCGTTCAACCATTTTGGTCAGGGACTGGTACAGAGAATGCCAAGATGCCGATGGGGTTTCTTCCACGTTGTTAACAATGACTACACTCACTGGCGCATGTATGCTATTGGTGGTAGCAAACACCCTACCATTATCAGCCAGGGTAACCGCTTCATCGCACCACCTGAACTTCATCTGAAACAG GTGACGAAGAGGGACTATGCGACGGAATCTGAATGGAAAACATGGACATGGAGATCAGAGAATGATCTAATGATGAATGGAGCCTTCTTCATTGAATCAGGCAAACCTAGAACCAAGAGACCTCATAAGAAGTTCATGATCACAGCCAAACCCGGTTCCCTTGCTACAAGAATGACACTCTTTGCTGGGGCACTTGATTGCAAATCGGGTagaaaatgttaa
- the LOC7482449 gene encoding hypersensitive-induced response protein 2, which translates to MGQAFGCLQVDQSNVAIKEQFGKFVDVLEPGCHCLPWCFGYQVAGGLSLRVQQLDVRCETKTKDNVFVTVVASIQYRAMAEKASDAFYKLSNTKAQIQAYVFDVIRASVPKLLLDDTFEQKNDIAKAVENELEKAMSAYGYEIVQTLIVDIEPDINVKRAMNEINAAARLRVAANEKAEAEKILQIKRAEGEAESKYLSGLGIARQRQAIVDGLRDSVLAFSENVPGTSAKDVMDMVLVTQYFDTMKEIGASSKSSSVFIPHGPGAVRDITSQIRDGLLQGNSAQ; encoded by the exons atgggTCAAGCATTTGGTTGCCTTCAAGTGGATCAGTCTAATGTTGCTATTAAGGAACAGTTTGGAAAGTTTGTTGATGTGCTGGAGCCTGGATGTCACTGCTTGCCTTGGTGTTTTGGATACCAAGTGGCTGGTGGACTTTCTCTTCGCGTGCAGCAACTCGATGTTAGATGTGAAACAAAAACTAAG GATAATGTATTTGTCACTGTTGTTGCATCTATTCAGTATCGGGCCATGGCAGAGAAAGCATCTGATGCCTTCTATAAGCTCTCCAACACCAAGGCACAAATCCAGGCCTATGTTTTTGATG TAATCAGGGCAAGTGTGCCAAAATTGCTTTTGGATGATACTTTTGAGCAGAAAAACGATATTGCGAAGGCTGTTGAAAACGAGCTTGAAAAG GCCATGTCTGCCTATGGGTATGAAATTGTTCAGACACTTATTGTGGATATTGAGCCGGATATTAATGTTAAGAGAGCAATGAATGAGATAAATGCTG CTGCTAGACTGAGGGTGGCAGCAAATGAGAAGGCAGAAGCTGAGAAAATATTGCAGATCAAGCGGGCTGAAGGAGAGGCAGAGTCCAAATACCTATCAGGGCTTGGCATAGCTCGTCAACGTCAGGCCATTGTTGATGGACTGAGGGATAGCGTGCTTGCCTTCTCTGAGAATGTGCCTGGTACGAGTGCCAAGGATGTGATGGATATGGTGCTGGTGACTCAGTACTTTGATACCATGAAGGAGATTGGGGCATCCTCAAAGTCATCTTCTGTTTTCATCCCTCATGGACCTGGCGCAGTGAGAGACATCACTTCACAGATTCGTGATGGACTTCTTCAGGGAAATTCTGCTCAGTAG
- the LOC7482452 gene encoding FACT complex subunit SSRP1 isoform X2: MADAHLFNNISLGGRGGTNPGQLKISSGGIQWKKQGGGKAVEVDRTDIVGVTWMKVPRTNQLSVLIKGGPWYKFTGFRDQDLSTLTNFFQSHGITPEEKQLSVSGRNWGEVDLNGNMLTFLVGSKQAFEVSLADVSQTQMQGKNDVILEFHVDDTTGANEKDSLMELSFHIPNNNTQYIGDENHPPAQVFRDLIVQRADVGAGGEEAVVTFEGIAILTPRGRYSVELHLSFLRLQGQANDFKIQYSSVVRLFLLPKFNQPHTFVVVTLDPPIRKGQTLYPHIVLQFDTDFVVQSNLSMSEDLLYTKYKDKLEPSYKGLIHEVFTTVMRGLSAAKVTRPGKFRSCQDGYAVKSSLKAEDGVLYPLEKSFFFLPKPPTLILHEEIDYVEFERHAAGGSNMHYFDLLIRLKTEQEHLFRNIQRNEYHNLFDFISGKGLKIMNLGDMQTTKGVAAVLQNDDDDAVDPHLARIRNEAGDDESDDEDEDFVAGKDDGGSPTDDSGDGESDASESGDEKENPTKKDFKREASSSKATTKRKSRDGEESQKKRKPKKKKDPNAPKRSKSAYMFFSQMERENVRKSMLTILL, from the exons ATGGCGGACGCTCATCTCTTTAATAATATCTCTCTCGGAGGTCGTGGAGGCACC AACCCTGGGCAGCTTAAGATATCTTCAGGGGGAATCCAATGGAAGAAACAAGGGGGTGGTAAGGCTGTTGAAGTTGATAGAACTGATATTGTTGGAGTGACATGGATGAAGGTCCCAAGGACAAATCAACTCAGTGTTCTAATCAAAGGTGGGCCCTGGTACAAGTTTACTGGATTTCGTGATCAG GACCTATCTACCTTGACCAATTTTTTCCAAAGCCATGGAATAACACCAGAAGAGAAGCAGCTTTCAGTCAGTGGCCGTAACTGGGGAGAAGTGGACTTAAATG GAAATATGCTTACATTTTTGGTTGGATCGAAGCAAGCTTTTGAGGTATCTTTGGCAGATGTTTCACAAACACAAATGCAAGGGAAAAATGATGTCATCTTGGAGTTCCATGTGGATGATACTACTGGAGCAAATGAG AAAGATTCATTGATGGAGCTAAGTTTTCACATACCTAATAACAATACGCAATATATTGGTGATGAAAATCATCCTCCTGCTCAG GTTTTCCGTGACCTAATTGTGCAAAGGGCAGATGTCGGTGCTGGAGGTGAAGAAGCTGTTGTTACATTTGAGGGTATCGCAATCCTCACACCAAG GGGTCGGTACAGTGTTGAACTGCATTTGTCTTTCTTGCGGCTCCAAGGACAGGCTAATGATTTCAAAATTCAGTACAGCAGCGTTGTCCGCCTCTTTTTGCTTCCAAAG tTTAACCAGCCACACACCTTTGTTGTTGTGACTCTTGATCCACCAATCCGCAAAGGGCAAACTCTGTATCCACATATCGTGTTGCAG TTCGACACTGACTTTGTAGTTCAAAGCAACTTGTCAATGAGTGAAGATCTTTTGTACACAAAGTACAAGGACAAGTTGGAACCATCCTATAAG GGGCTTATTCATGAAGTGTTCACCACTGTAATGCGTGGATTGTCTGCTGCCAAAGTTACTAGACCAGGAAAATTCCGTAGTTGTCAAGATGGTTATGCTGTGAAATCATCATTGAAAGCTGAAGATGGAGTCCTGTACCCACTCGAAAAGAGCTTCTTCTTCTTACCCAAACCCCCAACACTCATTCTTCATGAGGAG ATTGACTATGTGGAATTTGAGAGGCATGCTGCTGGTGGCTCAAATATGCATTACTTTGATCTTCTTATAAGACTTAAAACAGAACAAGAGCATCTTTTTCGGAACATCCAGAGGAACGAATATCATAATCTTTTTGACTTCATAAG TGGGAAGGGCTTGAAAATTATGAACCTGGGAGATATGCAAACCACAAAAGGAGTGGCTGCTGTTCTTcagaatgatgatgatgatgctgtTGATCCACATCTTGCACGCATTAGGAATGAAGCTGGTGATGATGAGAGTGATGACGAG GATGAAGATTTTGTTGCTGGGAAGGATGATGGAGGTTCTCCTACAGATGACTCTGGAGATGGAGAATCTGATGCCAGTGAAAGTGGTGATGAGAAAGAG AACCCGAcaaaaaaggattttaaaagGGAGGCTTCATCTTCTAAGGCAACTACGAAGAGGAAAAGCAGAGATGGAGAGGAAAgccaaaagaagagaaaaccgaaaaagaagaaggatccTAATGCACCGAAGAGGTCGAAATCAGCTTACATGTTCTTCTCGCAAATGGAAAGGGAG AATGTGAGGAAGAGTATGCTAACTATATTATTGTGA
- the LOC18107295 gene encoding probable auxin efflux carrier component 8 has protein sequence MISTADVYHVVAATVPLYFAMILAYISVRWWKLFTPDQCAGINKFVAKFSIPLLSFQVISSINPYKMNLKLIFADFLQKLLALLVLTALAKISSRGRLNWIITGLSLSTLPNTLILGLPLLRAMYGAEAEPLLSQIVGLQSLIWYNLLLFLFELNATKEATVAPSSETTGDQEALQESQYKEGGEVHSRTTRKVKAMLVLLTVGKKLMSNPNFYATMVALIWASIHFRWGVKLPDIVDKSIVILSTGGLGMAMFSLGLFMALRPSIISCGIRMAVVAMAMKFIVGPALMAVASFAVRLEGTVLKVAIVQAALPQGIVPFVFAKEYNVHPDTLSTGVIFGMLIAMPIALAYYSLLAL, from the exons ATGATTTCCACAGCTGATGTCTATCATGTGGTGGCAGCCACAGTCCCATTATATTTTGCCATGATATTGGCCTACATCTCTGTGAGATGGTGGAAGCTCTTTACACCAGATCAGTGTGCAGGCATAAACAAGTTTGTTGCTAAATTCTCAATCCCGTTATTATCATTCCAAGTCATCTCTAGTATCAATCCCTACAAAATGAACCTGAAACTTATATTTGCCGACTTTCTTCAAAAACTACTTGCCCTTTTAGTACTGACAGCACTCGCCAAAATCAGCTCTCGCGGGCGGTTGAATTGGATCATCACTGGTCTCTCCCTGTCAACATTGCCCAACACTTTGATCCTGGGCCTTCCCCTTCTGAGGGCTATGTACGGAGCCGAGGCAGAGCCACTTCTTTCGCAGATAGTTGGCTTGCAAAGCCTGATTTGGTACAATTTGTTGCTGTTTCTGTTTGAGCTCAATGCCACCAAGGAAGCCACTGTGGCACCATCTTCAGAAACTACAG GAGATCAAGAGGCTCTTCAAGAATCACAATACAAAGAAGGAGGGGAAGTGCACAGCAGAACAACAAGGAAGGTTAAAGCCATGCTCGTTCTTTTGACGGTGGGGAAGAAGCTAATGAGCAACCCAAATTTTTATGCTACCATGGTGGCTCTTATTTGGGCAAGCATACACTTCAG GTGGGGAGTGAAATTGCCGGATATTGTAGATAAATCCATAGTGATATTGTCAACAGGAGGGCTTGGTATGGCAATGTTCAGCTTAG GTCTATTTATGGCATTGCGGCCCAGCATAATATCATGTGGAATCCGAATGGCTGTGGTCGCCATGGCAATGAAGTTCATCGTGGGGCCTGCCCTGATGGCAGTCGCTTCCTTCGCCGTTAGACTGGAGGGCACGGTGCTCAAAGTGGCAATTGTGCAG GCAGCTCTTCCTCAAGGGATCGTTCCGTTCGTCTTCGCAAAAGAGTACAACGTTCATCCAGATACGTTGAGCACAGG GGTGATATTTGGCATGCTCATTGCCATGCCAATAGCACTGGCCTACTACTCCCTGTTAGCACTGTAA